AACCCGTTATCATAATAATGATATTCATCAATTCAATATGATTAATGGTAATATAATCCTCTAAGTTGTACACTTTCCTTGTTACCAACATTAATGTCAATACCATTGCAAAACCTGAGAAAATCGCTCCTGCTACGAAATATGGAGGGAAAATGGTAGTATGCCATCCTGGAATAACAGAAGTTGCAAAATCCATCGATACGATGGTGTGAACTGAAAGTACCAAAGGAGTCGCCAAACCAGCTAACACTAACGAAACTGTTTCATATCGCTGCCAAGTTTTTGCAGCACCATCCCAACCAAAACTCAAACCACCATATATCGCTTTCGATATTTTATTTGTAGCTCTATCCCTAATAGTAGCAAAATCAGGAATCAATCCGATATACCAGAACACCAATGAAACTGTGAAATATGTAGAGATCGCAAAGAAATCCCATAGTAAAGGAGAGTGGAAGTTAAGCCATAACGAACCAAAGGTATTTGGAATTGGAACAAACCAATAAATACTTAGCCAGGGTCTACCTGTGTGTAAGATCGGAAACATTAGTGCACAGATTACAGCAAAAATTGTCATCGCCTCTGCTGCCCTATTGATGGAAGTTCTCCATTTTTGACGGAACAAAAGCAATACTGCCGATATCAAAGTTCCTGCATGACCAATACCTACCCACCATACGAAGTTGGTAATATCCCATGCCCATCCTACGGTTTTATTCAAACCCCACATGCCTATACCATCCCATACCGTGACAGCTACAGCGTAACCTCCCACAAATAATGCTCCTAACGAAAGTGCCATAGCGGCCATCCACTTAGGGTTTGGTTTGGCTTCTACATGCCTACAGATATCATGAGAAACATCATGATAGGTCTTATTTCCCGTTACTAATACTTCTCTTACTGGTGAAGTGACTTCCATATTGCTACAGTTATTAAATTAAGCCTTAGTATTTACTTTATCTTTATTTCTGATTTTGGTCATATACCAAACGTTTGGTGCTACACGCAACTCTTCCAGCACATGGTAAGCGCGTTCTTCATTCACCTCTTTAATTGGTTCATCAGATTTCTCTTTCAATTTCAAGTATTTTGAAATCGCTGAATCTTGATTGTTCAAGTCACCAAAAACGATCGCATCAGAAGGACATGCAGAAGCACATGCTGTATTAACATCTTTATCTTCTAATTTACGCTTCTCTTTTTTCGCTTTCAATTTACCTGCTTGGATTCTCTGAACACACATAGAGCATTTTTCCATAACTCCACGAGAACGAACCGTTACGTCTGGGTTTAGCACCATTTTAC
This is a stretch of genomic DNA from Marivirga harenae. It encodes these proteins:
- the nrfD gene encoding NrfD/PsrC family molybdoenzyme membrane anchor subunit, producing the protein MEVTSPVREVLVTGNKTYHDVSHDICRHVEAKPNPKWMAAMALSLGALFVGGYAVAVTVWDGIGMWGLNKTVGWAWDITNFVWWVGIGHAGTLISAVLLLFRQKWRTSINRAAEAMTIFAVICALMFPILHTGRPWLSIYWFVPIPNTFGSLWLNFHSPLLWDFFAISTYFTVSLVFWYIGLIPDFATIRDRATNKISKAIYGGLSFGWDGAAKTWQRYETVSLVLAGLATPLVLSVHTIVSMDFATSVIPGWHTTIFPPYFVAGAIFSGFAMVLTLMLVTRKVYNLEDYITINHIELMNIIIMITGSIVGVAYITELFMAWYSGVQYEQYAFLNRATGPYWWAYWAMMTCNVISPQLFWFKKIRTSLWATFILSIVVNIGMWFERFVIIVTSLHRDYLPSSWAMFSPTVYDMGIYLFSFGLFFTLFFSFAKFFPVINMAEVKSVLKSSSGEIENKK